One segment of Clostridium ljungdahlii DSM 13528 DNA contains the following:
- a CDS encoding sulfide/dihydroorotate dehydrogenase-like FAD/NAD-binding protein: MYCIDAGSDYCPCHLAETLDCILCSQLSGEEFCQCKDWCGVCIYEQYISNGKKAKNLRKTYDCPILDKKVAEDSLCMFTLEAPENLVRELSNAGSFVFLRNKESVNYYDVPISIINADNTNNTLDVAIKSSGTKTKALFKLNKGDKILLRGPFSNGIMGLSNISNAKDGTSLIIARGIGIAPSIPVMKKLYSNKNKVISIIDTQFKENFYEDYFKECKSKVLDCTILDEGNLSEKFKLMLKKILRENSINLVHCGGPDIMSYEIIDFIDKMNNSKNKSINFSCCNNSKMSCGEGICASCTKHYDGDIVRRLCKVQMDPRDLFKGRRLL, translated from the coding sequence ATGTATTGTATTGATGCAGGAAGTGACTATTGTCCATGCCACCTGGCAGAGACTCTTGACTGTATATTATGCTCTCAACTTTCCGGTGAAGAGTTTTGCCAATGCAAAGACTGGTGTGGAGTTTGTATATATGAACAATATATTTCCAATGGTAAAAAAGCAAAAAATTTAAGAAAAACTTATGATTGTCCTATATTAGACAAAAAAGTAGCTGAAGATTCTCTTTGCATGTTTACTTTAGAAGCACCAGAAAACCTAGTAAGAGAATTATCCAATGCTGGAAGCTTCGTATTTTTAAGAAATAAAGAAAGTGTAAATTATTACGACGTACCAATTTCTATTATAAATGCAGATAATACGAATAATACCCTAGATGTTGCAATAAAATCAAGCGGCACAAAAACTAAAGCTCTTTTTAAATTAAATAAAGGCGATAAAATACTTCTTAGAGGACCGTTTTCAAATGGAATAATGGGACTTTCAAATATTTCTAATGCTAAAGATGGTACATCATTAATTATAGCCCGAGGTATAGGAATTGCTCCTTCTATTCCAGTTATGAAAAAATTATATTCCAATAAGAACAAGGTTATATCTATTATTGACACACAATTTAAAGAAAATTTTTATGAGGATTATTTTAAAGAATGCAAATCAAAAGTGTTAGATTGCACTATATTAGACGAGGGAAATCTCTCTGAGAAATTCAAATTAATGCTTAAAAAAATTCTGCGGGAAAATTCCATAAATTTAGTTCACTGTGGGGGCCCGGATATAATGAGTTATGAAATTATAGATTTTATAGATAAAATGAACAATTCAAAAAACAAATCCATAAATTTTTCCTGCTGCAATAATTCCAAAATGAGCTGCGGTGAAGGAATATGTGCAAGCTGCACCAAACACTATGATGGTGACATAGTTAGAAGACTATGTAAGGTGCAAATGGATCCAAGAGATTTATTTAAAGGTAGAAGATTATTATAG